One stretch of Janibacter limosus DNA includes these proteins:
- a CDS encoding chorismate-binding protein, with product MEFARFGTTTWLDPIEVSHDPADLESGGWAVVLDFEGALTAVRFARRVEGGSPPGDHTRWPAVTGWSSSLGRSTYVAGVQEIRSRIAAGSVYQVNLTTMLQAPLPDDASLPDLAAVLARGNPAPFAGVVHVPSAGLDVVTASPERYVTRAGDLLCSSPIKGTAPTLGQMLAKDVAENVMIVDLVRNDLQQVCEPGSVVVQRLCAPEEHPGLVHLVSDVAGTLRVGTTWSDVLAASFPPGSVSGAPKSSALSTISALEPVPRGPYCGAVGWVDAEHPDGPSGELAVGIRTFYATVDPDGVRRLRFGTGAGITWASDPEGEWAECELKAQTLIGLASGRVGT from the coding sequence GTGGAGTTCGCGCGATTCGGCACGACGACGTGGCTCGACCCGATCGAGGTCAGTCACGACCCGGCCGATCTCGAGTCCGGGGGCTGGGCCGTCGTGCTCGACTTCGAGGGCGCCCTCACGGCCGTCCGTTTCGCGCGCCGGGTCGAAGGGGGATCCCCTCCCGGCGACCACACGCGCTGGCCCGCGGTCACCGGTTGGAGCTCCTCGCTCGGACGCTCGACCTATGTCGCAGGAGTGCAGGAGATCCGCTCCCGTATCGCGGCCGGGAGCGTCTACCAGGTCAACCTCACGACGATGCTGCAGGCGCCGTTGCCCGACGACGCCTCGCTACCCGATCTGGCGGCGGTTCTCGCTCGAGGCAACCCAGCCCCCTTCGCCGGGGTCGTGCACGTCCCCTCGGCCGGCTTGGACGTCGTGACCGCCTCGCCCGAGCGCTATGTCACCCGGGCCGGGGACCTGCTGTGCTCCAGCCCGATCAAGGGCACGGCCCCGACCCTCGGTCAGATGTTGGCCAAGGACGTGGCGGAGAACGTCATGATCGTCGACCTCGTGCGCAACGACCTGCAGCAGGTCTGCGAGCCGGGCAGCGTTGTCGTGCAACGGCTCTGCGCTCCCGAGGAGCATCCCGGCCTGGTCCATCTCGTGAGCGACGTCGCGGGGACGCTGCGGGTCGGGACGACGTGGTCCGACGTGCTCGCCGCGAGCTTCCCTCCCGGGTCGGTCAGCGGTGCGCCCAAGTCCAGCGCACTCTCCACCATCAGCGCCCTCGAGCCGGTGCCCCGGGGTCCCTACTGCGGGGCCGTCGGCTGGGTCGACGCCGAGCATCCCGACGGGCCGAGCGGGGAACTCGCCGTGGGTATCCGCACGTTCTACGCGACGGTGGACCCCGACGGGGTGCGCCGGCTGCGCTTCGGCACCGGGGCGGGCATCACCTGGGCATCCGACCCCGAAGGGGAGTGGGCTGAGTGCGAGCTCAAGGCCCAGACCCTCATCGGGTTGGCATCTGGAAGAGTGGGGACATGA
- a CDS encoding helix-turn-helix domain-containing protein produces the protein MRRSPGGTWLHRLRRESGFTQSDLSRLSGVSVRTIRGIERGEILTPQIATLQQIVLTLGLSPETQAEFMHAWATPPQAGFDQLLVDPHLSEIEHIDALTRGTLGSYRVISQVWRTRVSTDRRLAHTWCHSAIVAVEDGMDRVFNVQSGDEGTSAADLDFTPLLGCRLRSRRDFPESNVVVFEVALPRSLAKGETHAYAYQVDDNSDRTAHRADSDGFVWGPPHTARSLVVSVEFATAPAQVTRIERPPGQDFLFHDAVQLDEANRASLVMEDAGPGAFGFAWIW, from the coding sequence ATGAGGCGGTCTCCGGGGGGCACGTGGTTGCACCGGCTACGGCGTGAGAGCGGGTTCACCCAGAGCGACCTGAGTCGCCTGTCCGGGGTCAGCGTGCGCACGATCCGCGGGATCGAGCGCGGCGAGATCCTCACCCCGCAGATCGCGACGCTGCAGCAGATCGTCCTCACCCTGGGCCTGTCGCCCGAGACGCAGGCGGAGTTCATGCACGCCTGGGCCACGCCGCCGCAAGCGGGCTTCGACCAGCTGCTCGTCGACCCGCACCTGAGCGAGATCGAGCACATCGATGCGCTCACCCGCGGCACGCTCGGCAGCTATCGCGTCATCAGCCAGGTGTGGCGCACCCGGGTGTCCACGGATCGGCGACTGGCCCACACCTGGTGCCACTCGGCCATCGTCGCCGTCGAGGACGGGATGGACCGGGTCTTCAACGTGCAGAGCGGCGACGAGGGGACATCGGCCGCGGACCTCGACTTCACCCCGCTGCTCGGGTGCCGCCTGCGCAGTCGGCGTGACTTCCCCGAGAGCAATGTCGTCGTCTTCGAGGTGGCACTCCCCCGCTCCCTGGCCAAGGGCGAGACGCACGCCTACGCCTACCAGGTCGACGACAACAGCGACCGTACGGCGCACCGCGCCGACTCCGACGGATTCGTCTGGGGACCACCGCACACGGCCCGCTCGCTCGTCGTCTCCGTGGAGTTCGCGACAGCGCCCGCCCAGGTGACCCGCATCGAGCGGCCCCCGGGTCAGGACTTCCTCTTCCACGACGCAGTGCAGCTCGACGAGGCCAACCGCGCCTCCCTCGTCATGGAGGACGCCGGTCCCGGCGCCTTCGGCTTCGCCTGGATCTGGTGA
- a CDS encoding sigma-70 family RNA polymerase sigma factor, with protein sequence MSHSVHESRDQEAAELLTRAYEQSDAAEASRLREQVVVRNRGLALALARRFEGRGIESEDLEQVAMLGLVLAARRYRPDRGHGFTAFAVPTINGELKRYFRDHGWAVRPPRGLQELHHDVRDAIGHLRQEKQREVDDVEVAEELGVDVEAVRDARAAGERYRSSSLDVPVGAESSMPLADTLSSDEDPYTRSVTLISLRAAMKDLDARERRIISLRFGADLTQKEIGERIGVSQMQVSRILTSICTRLRTRIEA encoded by the coding sequence ATGTCGCATTCCGTCCACGAGAGCCGTGACCAGGAAGCGGCCGAGCTGCTCACGCGGGCCTACGAGCAGAGCGATGCCGCTGAAGCCAGCCGTCTGCGGGAGCAGGTCGTCGTCCGCAACCGCGGACTCGCCCTCGCTCTGGCTCGCCGATTCGAGGGCCGAGGGATCGAGAGCGAGGACCTGGAGCAGGTGGCCATGCTCGGTCTCGTCCTCGCCGCCCGACGTTACCGGCCGGATCGCGGCCACGGCTTCACCGCCTTCGCGGTGCCGACGATCAACGGAGAGCTGAAGCGGTACTTCCGCGACCACGGCTGGGCCGTGCGCCCGCCGCGGGGTCTGCAGGAGCTGCACCACGACGTGCGCGACGCCATCGGCCACCTACGCCAGGAGAAGCAGCGCGAGGTCGACGACGTCGAGGTGGCCGAGGAGCTCGGCGTCGACGTGGAGGCGGTGCGCGACGCCCGTGCCGCGGGGGAGCGCTACCGGTCCTCATCGCTCGACGTACCCGTCGGGGCGGAGTCCTCCATGCCGCTGGCCGACACCCTCTCGTCGGACGAGGATCCCTACACCAGGTCGGTGACCCTGATCTCGCTCCGGGCGGCGATGAAGGATCTCGACGCGAGGGAGCGGCGGATCATCAGCCTGAGGTTCGGCGCGGACCTCACCCAGAAGGAGATCGGGGAGCGGATCGGCGTCAGCCAGATGCAGGTCTCGCGGATCCTCACGAGCATCTGCACGCGTCTGCGCACCCGGATCGAGGCCTGA
- a CDS encoding PRC-barrel domain-containing protein, giving the protein MPDPLATAGRYLGRAVRTRKGVLLGRVSDVLSDAESRSPQWLVVRLKGAVPRHRPLPLQLVLDDEVDLVVPISADVLRSAPVARVATHLVSSQEMSWRRYWSMAW; this is encoded by the coding sequence GTGCCGGATCCACTCGCCACTGCGGGCAGGTACCTGGGCAGGGCGGTGCGCACGCGCAAGGGCGTCCTCCTCGGCCGCGTCAGCGACGTGCTCTCCGACGCGGAGTCGCGGAGCCCCCAGTGGTTGGTCGTACGCCTGAAGGGCGCCGTCCCTCGTCACCGGCCACTTCCACTCCAGCTGGTGCTGGACGACGAAGTCGACCTCGTCGTCCCGATCAGCGCCGACGTGCTGCGATCTGCGCCGGTGGCCAGGGTCGCCACCCACCTGGTGTCGAGCCAGGAGATGAGCTGGCGGCGCTACTGGTCGATGGCTTGGTGA
- a CDS encoding GAF and ANTAR domain-containing protein, translating into MHNDQLARIVEALSQEPEEDYTLQQVVTEAVKNIPGCTMCSVFLRQGSSVEIAASTDPTAKRVDELQFEMDQGPCLSVLSEQEIALVRDTQNEPRWPLWAGSASELGLRSSLSVRLDYSAPRLASLNMYSDSVDGFDQDAIDRALVYARLASVSLGLAREITGLRSALQNRLVIGAAQGILMERYGLSLNRAFEVLRRRSNETNTKLYEVAQTVLDGGDVLAAS; encoded by the coding sequence ATGCACAACGATCAGCTGGCCCGAATCGTCGAGGCCCTCTCCCAGGAGCCCGAGGAGGACTACACCCTGCAGCAGGTCGTGACCGAGGCGGTGAAGAACATCCCCGGCTGCACCATGTGCAGCGTCTTCCTCCGCCAGGGCTCCTCCGTCGAGATCGCTGCGAGCACCGACCCCACGGCCAAGCGCGTCGACGAGCTGCAGTTCGAGATGGACCAAGGTCCGTGCCTGTCCGTCCTGAGCGAGCAGGAGATCGCCCTCGTGCGCGACACGCAGAACGAGCCGCGTTGGCCGCTGTGGGCCGGCTCGGCGAGCGAGCTCGGTCTGCGCTCATCCCTGAGCGTGCGCCTGGACTACTCCGCCCCCCGGCTGGCCAGCCTGAACATGTACTCGGACTCCGTCGACGGCTTCGACCAGGACGCCATCGACCGCGCCCTGGTGTACGCCCGCCTGGCATCGGTGTCGCTGGGCCTCGCACGGGAGATCACCGGGCTGCGCAGCGCCCTGCAGAACCGACTGGTGATCGGTGCCGCTCAAGGCATCCTGATGGAGCGCTACGGCCTCAGCCTCAACCGCGCCTTCGAGGTCCTGCGCCGACGCTCCAACGAGACCAACACCAAGCTCTACGAGGTCGCACAGACCGTCCTCGACGGCGGAGACGTCCTGGCCGCCAGCTGA
- a CDS encoding flavodoxin family protein: MKALILNCTLKPSPEPSNTRALADEVIAALIDHGVDVDVQRVVDLRIPFGVQSDMGTGDEWPAVRAQIVASDILVIATPTWLGQPASVAKVVLERLDAMISETDDAGVPLAYNKVAGVVVTGNEDGAHHVIAEISGALGDIGFTIPGQAWTYWNMGPGPGPTYTETDHGHDWSRSTGRTMAANLVAVATALQHHPIPAPPSDG, from the coding sequence ATGAAGGCACTCATCCTGAACTGCACGCTCAAGCCATCGCCCGAGCCGTCCAACACCAGGGCTCTGGCCGACGAGGTCATCGCGGCACTGATCGACCACGGCGTCGATGTCGATGTCCAGCGCGTCGTCGACCTGCGCATCCCCTTCGGGGTCCAGAGCGACATGGGGACGGGCGACGAGTGGCCGGCTGTCCGCGCCCAGATCGTCGCGAGCGACATCCTCGTCATCGCGACGCCCACGTGGCTGGGCCAGCCGGCGAGCGTGGCCAAGGTGGTCCTGGAGCGTCTCGACGCGATGATCAGCGAGACGGATGACGCCGGTGTCCCGCTCGCCTACAACAAGGTCGCCGGGGTCGTCGTCACGGGCAACGAGGACGGTGCCCACCACGTCATCGCCGAGATCAGTGGAGCACTGGGGGACATCGGCTTCACCATCCCGGGACAGGCCTGGACCTACTGGAACATGGGTCCGGGGCCCGGACCCACGTACACCGAGACCGACCACGGACACGACTGGTCACGCTCGACGGGTCGCACGATGGCAGCCAATCTCGTGGCCGTGGCCACCGCCCTGCAGCACCACCCGATCCCGGCGCCGCCCTCGGACGGGTGA
- a CDS encoding FUSC family protein → MIPPLGSHGTRGELMQIVKAVVAGVLAWLVAGDLLGLESAFLAPWTALLTVHATVYRSLTRGSQVVGATVLGVLVSYLVVELAGYSALALGVAMLVGMLAGLLRPIRNEGSTVATTALFVITAGQAEQAPMLVDRLSATGIGVAAGLVVNALLLAPLNDLSARRQIDSVCRRLGTLITKMADELPAREDVDAQGWIQQSRETDAALGRAWELVRHTREARFANPRRMPEDLGPSDYEALLLRLEEGIAQTRAIARTIHQADGEHTGWSEQFSRRWLHALAALGDQLDHPREQAPSQRPELESLVSDLSSTDLSRDHWLAYGSLIDSTLHISDVVDDITGPRRVSV, encoded by the coding sequence GTGATCCCGCCGCTGGGCTCGCACGGGACCCGGGGCGAGCTCATGCAGATCGTCAAGGCGGTCGTGGCCGGCGTCCTCGCCTGGCTCGTCGCTGGCGACCTGCTGGGGCTCGAGTCGGCCTTCCTCGCGCCGTGGACGGCGCTGCTCACGGTCCACGCGACGGTGTACCGCTCGTTGACCCGCGGCTCCCAGGTCGTGGGCGCCACGGTGCTCGGGGTCCTCGTCTCCTACCTCGTCGTCGAGCTGGCGGGTTACAGCGCCCTCGCCCTCGGCGTCGCCATGCTCGTGGGCATGCTCGCCGGCCTGCTCCGGCCGATCCGCAACGAGGGCAGCACCGTGGCGACCACGGCGCTCTTCGTCATCACCGCCGGGCAGGCGGAGCAGGCGCCCATGCTGGTCGACCGGCTCTCCGCGACGGGTATCGGCGTGGCAGCGGGACTGGTGGTCAACGCCCTGCTCCTCGCGCCCCTGAACGACCTCAGCGCCCGCCGGCAGATCGACTCGGTGTGCCGGCGCCTCGGCACACTCATCACGAAGATGGCCGACGAGCTGCCCGCCCGCGAGGACGTGGACGCGCAGGGCTGGATCCAGCAGTCACGCGAGACGGATGCCGCTCTCGGCCGGGCCTGGGAGCTCGTGCGCCACACCCGCGAGGCCAGGTTTGCCAATCCCCGCAGGATGCCTGAGGACCTGGGCCCCTCCGACTACGAGGCCCTGCTCCTGCGTCTCGAGGAGGGGATCGCGCAGACTCGTGCCATCGCCCGCACGATCCACCAGGCCGACGGGGAGCACACCGGGTGGAGCGAGCAGTTCAGCCGGCGGTGGTTGCACGCCCTCGCGGCGCTCGGCGACCAGCTCGACCACCCACGAGAGCAGGCACCGAGCCAACGTCCGGAGCTCGAGTCGCTCGTGTCCGACCTGTCATCAACGGACCTGTCCCGGGACCACTGGCTCGCGTACGGGTCCCTCATCGACTCCACGCTCCACATCAGCGATGTGGTTGACGACATCACGGGCCCACGTCGCGTGTCCGTCTGA
- a CDS encoding FAD-dependent oxidoreductase — translation MTSLWRAPRAPMTSDDPVERCDDVVVGAGITGLVTALLLARAGREVVVLEARDVGAVTTGHSTAKVSLLQGTRYSQLLRRQSEEVVAGYVAGNREGRDWLLRYCEEHDVPHQVRPAVTYAADPGRGLDLARAELEAASRLGLPVRWTEDLPVPFEHVGGVVLDDQAQLDPMDLLDALVEDLRAHGGRVVTGARVTGMGQSLRPVVRHTRGATRCDQVVLATGTPVLDRGGYFAKLSASRSYALAFDHPTPPELMLISAGGPTRSVRDAPGPRLLVGGESHPVGRTRSERGHVDRLREWTATHFPDAVETHAWSAQDYRSHDGFPFVGAMPRGLGHVHVATGFDKWGMTNGVAAALDISASILGGQMPWSRPIHRRISRPQAVAALVGINARVAMGIVTGAAEVVLHPLRPGSPAEGAGEVGRAGAVPVARSTVDGRSCAVSALCTHLGGVVEWNDAESTWDCPLHGSRFTATGEVLEGPAARDLPPRPVRRTRDVGP, via the coding sequence ATGACCTCGCTCTGGCGCGCACCGCGCGCGCCCATGACCTCGGACGACCCGGTGGAGCGGTGCGACGACGTCGTCGTCGGCGCGGGCATCACCGGCCTCGTCACGGCGCTCCTCCTCGCTCGCGCCGGCCGCGAGGTCGTGGTGCTCGAGGCGCGCGACGTCGGTGCGGTGACGACCGGGCACAGCACGGCCAAGGTCTCGCTGCTGCAGGGCACGCGGTACTCGCAGCTGCTGCGCCGGCAGTCTGAGGAGGTGGTCGCCGGGTACGTCGCGGGCAACCGCGAAGGGCGGGACTGGCTGCTGCGCTACTGCGAGGAGCACGACGTGCCCCACCAGGTGCGGCCGGCCGTGACCTACGCAGCGGATCCCGGTCGCGGCCTCGACCTGGCCCGGGCCGAGCTCGAGGCGGCGTCGCGGCTCGGGCTGCCCGTGCGCTGGACCGAGGACCTTCCCGTGCCCTTCGAGCACGTCGGTGGGGTGGTGCTCGACGACCAGGCACAGCTGGACCCGATGGACCTCCTGGACGCGCTCGTCGAGGACCTGCGCGCCCACGGGGGCCGGGTGGTGACCGGGGCCCGGGTCACCGGCATGGGCCAGTCCCTGCGACCGGTCGTGCGGCACACCCGCGGCGCGACCCGCTGCGACCAGGTCGTCCTCGCCACGGGCACACCGGTGCTCGACCGGGGCGGGTACTTCGCCAAGCTGAGCGCCTCGCGCTCCTATGCCCTCGCCTTCGACCACCCGACCCCGCCGGAGCTGATGCTGATCTCGGCCGGTGGCCCGACCCGGTCGGTGCGTGACGCGCCCGGGCCACGACTGCTCGTGGGCGGAGAGAGCCACCCCGTCGGGCGCACCCGGTCCGAGCGTGGGCACGTCGACCGGCTGAGGGAGTGGACCGCCACGCACTTCCCCGACGCCGTGGAGACGCACGCGTGGTCCGCCCAGGACTACCGCTCGCACGACGGCTTCCCCTTCGTCGGCGCCATGCCACGGGGGCTGGGGCACGTGCACGTCGCCACCGGCTTCGACAAGTGGGGCATGACCAACGGCGTCGCAGCGGCCCTCGACATCAGTGCCAGCATCCTCGGCGGACAGATGCCCTGGTCGCGACCGATCCACCGTCGCATCAGCCGTCCGCAGGCCGTGGCCGCCCTGGTGGGCATCAACGCCCGCGTCGCGATGGGCATCGTCACCGGGGCGGCTGAGGTGGTGCTGCACCCCCTTCGTCCCGGCAGCCCAGCGGAGGGTGCCGGAGAGGTCGGTCGTGCCGGGGCCGTCCCCGTGGCCCGGTCCACCGTCGACGGACGCAGCTGCGCGGTCTCCGCGCTGTGCACCCACCTGGGCGGCGTCGTGGAGTGGAACGACGCCGAGAGCACCTGGGACTGCCCCCTGCACGGATCTCGATTCACGGCCACCGGCGAGGTGCTCGAGGGCCCCGCGGCGCGTGACCTGCCGCCACGGCCCGTCAGACGGACACGCGACGTGGGCCCGTGA
- a CDS encoding CocE/NonD family hydrolase, whose translation MSQMVSSTDESVHEVEVVDNVFIPLRDGQRVAARVWRPVGDVGPLPAIMEYIPYRKRDLTRGRDAVNHPWIAARGYVCVRVDLRGSGDSDGVLVDEYREQELQDAEDVIAWLAEQDWCDGNVGMMGISWGGFNSLQVAARQPPALKAIVSASATEDLYVDNMHYMGGCLLGDNLSEATVMLAFNSLPPDPQVVGDRWRDMWVERLQGSGLWLDTWLSHQRRDDYWRPASVSEDYTAIQCPVMAVGGWADGYTNAIFRLLEHLEVPCHGLIGPWGHKYPHLGVPGPAIGFLQELVRWWDHWLKGRDTGLDDEPVLRAWMQDSVPPRACYEERPGRWVGEDAWPSPHIGERAFRLTRASLAEGEQGEGSSDPLSLRSPLSVGMFAGKWASYAAVPDLPYDQREEDGGALVWESEPLTEPTEIFGLPRLDVAVSADQPVAQIAVRLSDVGPSGEATRITYGVLNLTHRDSSTEPEPLVPGQRYDVQVPLNGVAHSFPVGHRLRLSVSTSYWPLVWPAPKAAELTIHPADSVLRVPVRPPRPQDDERIAPFAEPDMAPDLETTTLEPSEHDWRVTRDLATDVSTLEIVNDQGAFRIEETGIVIRRSTTEWYSFRWDDVTSVRGETRTVRRIERDDWRTEVVTSTVLTCTEDDFIIRADLDAYELDDVRGHRRVHAESWDRTIPRDLV comes from the coding sequence ATGAGCCAGATGGTGTCGAGCACGGACGAATCGGTCCACGAGGTCGAGGTGGTGGACAACGTCTTCATCCCCCTTCGTGACGGGCAGCGCGTCGCCGCCAGGGTGTGGCGCCCCGTCGGGGACGTCGGACCCCTCCCGGCGATCATGGAGTACATCCCCTACCGCAAGCGCGACCTCACCCGCGGCCGGGACGCGGTCAACCACCCGTGGATCGCCGCCCGCGGCTATGTCTGCGTCCGCGTGGACCTGCGCGGCAGCGGCGACTCCGACGGGGTCCTCGTCGACGAGTACCGCGAGCAGGAGCTGCAGGACGCGGAGGACGTCATCGCCTGGCTGGCGGAGCAGGACTGGTGCGACGGCAACGTCGGGATGATGGGCATCTCGTGGGGCGGATTCAACAGCCTGCAGGTCGCCGCGCGCCAGCCTCCCGCGCTCAAGGCGATCGTCAGCGCGTCCGCGACCGAGGACCTCTACGTCGACAACATGCACTACATGGGCGGCTGCCTGCTCGGGGACAACCTGTCCGAGGCGACGGTCATGCTCGCCTTCAACAGCCTCCCGCCCGACCCGCAGGTCGTCGGTGACAGGTGGCGCGACATGTGGGTGGAGCGGTTGCAGGGCAGCGGCCTGTGGCTCGACACCTGGTTGAGCCACCAGCGCCGCGACGACTACTGGCGCCCGGCCTCCGTGAGCGAGGACTACACCGCGATCCAGTGCCCCGTCATGGCGGTCGGGGGTTGGGCGGACGGCTACACCAACGCCATCTTCCGCCTCCTCGAGCACCTCGAGGTGCCCTGCCACGGGCTCATCGGGCCGTGGGGCCACAAGTACCCGCACCTCGGGGTCCCCGGACCGGCCATCGGCTTCCTCCAGGAGCTCGTGCGGTGGTGGGACCACTGGCTCAAGGGGCGTGACACCGGTCTGGACGATGAGCCGGTGCTGCGGGCGTGGATGCAGGACAGCGTCCCTCCGCGCGCCTGCTACGAGGAGCGGCCGGGACGGTGGGTGGGCGAGGACGCGTGGCCATCGCCCCACATCGGTGAGCGGGCCTTCCGCCTCACCCGGGCCAGCCTCGCCGAGGGGGAGCAGGGCGAAGGGAGCAGCGACCCGTTGTCGCTCCGCTCACCGCTCAGCGTCGGGATGTTCGCCGGCAAGTGGGCCTCGTACGCCGCAGTACCCGATCTGCCCTACGACCAGCGGGAGGAGGACGGCGGAGCCCTCGTGTGGGAGAGCGAACCCCTGACGGAGCCCACCGAGATCTTCGGTCTGCCCCGCCTCGACGTCGCCGTGTCGGCCGACCAGCCGGTGGCCCAGATCGCGGTGCGTCTCTCCGACGTCGGGCCGTCGGGGGAGGCGACCCGGATCACCTACGGCGTCCTGAACCTGACGCACCGCGACTCGAGCACCGAGCCCGAGCCGCTGGTGCCAGGCCAGCGGTACGACGTGCAGGTACCGCTCAACGGCGTGGCGCACTCCTTCCCCGTCGGACACCGTCTGCGGCTGTCCGTGTCGACGTCCTACTGGCCGCTCGTGTGGCCGGCGCCGAAGGCGGCCGAGCTGACGATCCACCCGGCGGACAGCGTGCTGCGGGTGCCCGTCCGTCCGCCGCGGCCGCAGGACGACGAGAGGATCGCTCCCTTCGCGGAGCCCGACATGGCCCCCGATCTCGAGACGACGACGCTCGAGCCGAGCGAGCACGACTGGCGGGTCACCCGTGACCTGGCCACCGATGTCTCCACGCTGGAGATCGTCAACGACCAGGGCGCCTTCCGCATCGAGGAGACCGGCATCGTCATCCGACGCTCGACCACGGAGTGGTACTCCTTCCGCTGGGACGACGTGACGTCCGTGCGTGGGGAGACGCGCACCGTGCGGCGGATCGAGCGGGACGACTGGCGCACCGAGGTCGTCACCAGCACGGTGCTCACCTGCACCGAGGACGACTTCATCATCCGCGCCGACCTCGACGCCTACGAGCTGGACGACGTACGAGGACACCGACGCGTGCATGCCGAGAGCTGGGACCGGACCATCCCCCGGGACCTCGTCTGA
- a CDS encoding ATP-grasp domain-containing protein: MHKNIFVLGLTPLHREELRTIRHADDYEFHDLLDHESLVEDTRYDFDALLERARRELDGFDGSIDAIVSQWDFPTSLLGPLLAAERGLPAPSLRSLLMCEHKYWSRLEQRRAVPGVVPGFAAFDPFADDVAAQIDLDFPYWVKPIKAHSSNLGFRIDGPEDLEEAVRQFRAEITDVGDAFDQALARVDVPDEVAAVGGGSTCLAEAIIEGIQFAPEGSVSGGEFSVHGTVDMHKDESGLSIERLDYPARTVPQHVQEQAIATTETLLHHIGFDDGCFNAEYMWDEQREVLRLIEVNTRISQSHSVLFALVDGRSNHQVAVDVALGRRPSMPEDRGDLDVAAWYRITHDDDAVVRSVPDAGDIEGVEQRWPGTRIALKVEPGDRLSRLLHQDSYRYLLADVYVGAPDVDALAKRIEDIERRLPFDLEPVDDERSA, encoded by the coding sequence ATGCACAAGAACATCTTCGTCCTGGGTCTCACGCCCCTCCATCGCGAGGAGCTGCGGACCATCCGTCACGCAGACGACTACGAGTTCCACGACCTGCTCGACCACGAGTCGCTCGTCGAGGACACCAGGTACGACTTCGACGCCCTGCTCGAGCGGGCCCGCCGTGAGCTCGACGGCTTCGACGGCAGCATCGACGCGATCGTCAGCCAGTGGGACTTCCCCACATCCCTCCTCGGCCCGCTGCTCGCGGCCGAGCGGGGACTGCCGGCCCCCTCGCTGCGCAGCCTGCTGATGTGCGAGCACAAGTACTGGAGCCGGCTCGAGCAGCGACGCGCCGTGCCCGGCGTCGTGCCGGGCTTCGCGGCCTTCGACCCCTTCGCCGACGACGTCGCCGCCCAGATCGACTTGGACTTCCCCTACTGGGTCAAGCCGATCAAGGCGCACTCCTCCAACCTGGGCTTCCGCATCGACGGCCCGGAGGACCTCGAGGAGGCCGTGCGGCAGTTCCGCGCAGAGATCACCGATGTCGGTGACGCCTTCGACCAGGCCCTCGCGCGGGTCGACGTCCCCGACGAGGTGGCCGCCGTGGGTGGGGGGTCCACCTGCCTGGCAGAAGCCATCATCGAGGGCATCCAGTTCGCCCCGGAGGGCAGCGTGTCGGGCGGCGAGTTCTCCGTCCACGGCACGGTCGACATGCACAAGGACGAGTCCGGCCTGAGCATTGAGCGCCTGGACTACCCGGCCCGGACGGTGCCGCAGCACGTGCAGGAGCAGGCGATCGCCACGACCGAGACCCTGCTGCACCACATCGGCTTCGACGACGGGTGCTTCAACGCCGAGTACATGTGGGACGAGCAGCGCGAGGTGCTGCGCCTCATCGAGGTCAACACGCGCATCTCCCAGTCCCACAGCGTGCTCTTCGCTCTCGTCGACGGCCGCTCCAACCACCAGGTCGCCGTCGACGTCGCCCTCGGTCGCCGTCCCTCCATGCCCGAGGACCGCGGTGACCTCGACGTCGCCGCCTGGTACCGGATCACCCACGACGACGACGCCGTGGTGCGCTCGGTGCCCGACGCCGGTGACATCGAGGGGGTGGAGCAGCGGTGGCCGGGGACCCGCATCGCACTCAAGGTGGAGCCGGGGGACCGGCTCTCGCGGCTGCTCCACCAGGACTCCTACCGGTACCTCCTCGCAGACGTCTACGTCGGGGCCCCCGACGTGGACGCCCTCGCGAAGCGCATCGAGGACATCGAGCGGCGGCTGCCCTTCGACCTCGAGCCGGTCGACGACGAGAGGAGCGCATGA